The Pyxicephalus adspersus chromosome 1, UCB_Pads_2.0, whole genome shotgun sequence sequence TGTAGATAAAACCGTAAATTACCGgtaatctctccaaagtgaggaaACCAGGTTCATAGacagtgttttgttatttaaacatgCTACCTGTTGACGCCATAGGAAAATCTAGGTCCCTCAGACATTTTAAATGTGACCTTTCTAACTGTTTAAGATAAATGTGACCTTCCTTTACAGTTAATGTTGTGCTTGATGCCTTGCCTTTGATTTGTAATaggaaatggaaataaaaagacCAGTAACAAGATTTCCACAAATCCTGtagatttattgttttgtgtatttaatcACCATGTATTATGTAGATTTTGCAAGTGGTGATTGTGGATATTGCAGTAACCTTAATAACTTTGCAAATACAACCCTAATACTACACCTGTACCATGTGTCATCTAGAAAAATATTAcgaaaaaaacatagaaaacatgtAATGGAGAAAGTGTGCAGCCATGCGCAGCCTTtggttttttaataaaatcaactACCAACCTTTTGGACAGGGGGTTTGAAGCATTGTGCATTTCCTCCTTTCTTTAGTGGCAGGGCAAAGGGATGCTTCTCCTAGTGGTGCTTTTAGAACTTTTCGACTTCTCACTTGAGTTCCCTTCTTTTTCCAGCACTGTTTTGCTGGACGAGAACATGGACTCCAAGTTCCCCACTCACTCATTTCACATTGTTCTGAAAGACAACAGTCAGAAATTGTAAACTggcattttaatttgtattggattcagcaCAACAACATACATTTTCGAGTCTAAGGAAAGGAAATCAGTAAAGTCACATGTCTGCATGGACTAATTCCTGACATGCAAAACCTACATCAACAATtcttataaaacatttactgtaactGATTTGTTCATTGATAAAAGCACCCACTGAGAACCAAAAAGGACTACTAAAgtaatacataacaaaacaatacAGAAAGTAACTGTACACTCTTCCATTGCAGTTATGTTTCTCAAAGGCACAGCATGCTGTGAAACTCTGCATAATATATCACTACCATTAAGATCTCTGAGCCTTCTTTCTCTGATGTGGGGCCCTTGGGGCAATTTAccagtttattattttaagtacaacctttatttttagtttctaaTCCAGGAAAATACTCAAACACCTGTAAGCCTCCAAGACAAAGTATTCACAACCATGAAttcaaaaaagtacataaaaccaATATACAGACTCTGCAATTACAGGGTTAATGCAGGAATAATGACCTTTGATCTCTGTTATCTTAGACTGAGCTGAAATGGTATGTTTCTACAGAATGCTACAGAGCAAAGTCACACTGTTCATCATGGACTCATATTCTCTGTTCTGTTTGGGAAAGATACTCCTTTGTTCAGGTACTAAAAAATTAGTTATTAATTTGAAcgttatttttgattttttgtctCCTGCATTTACTATGTGCCATGAGACTGCTTACACAGTGAGAAATCAGAGAAACATTTTTGGGATAAGgaatttattgcttttattgaaCATAGACACAAGTGAGACTCATCTAAGCTCTAGAAGAATGAAATTGCCTACACATTCATGCACATGTCTGTAATCTGTGCATGTGTGCATATGGTGCAGAGAGGGGCAATGCTCAGGCACCTAAATatcttaatttatttaattttgtttaatcaATTCTGTATGGCCATTTCTCTCCtaaaaatgccagttgcctgaCTGTAGTGCAAACCTACTTGGTTCAATATtaagtaatatattataatatataatatattgagtaacacttttgtaataaatatgcagaaatataaatatgtgctTCAGGTCAGTGACACATACATTGAAGTCAGTGGGTATGCATGAAAGTCATGGGCCTAATTAGTGattacaaaagaaaacagaaatagtaGCCCCTGTTGCTCTTGTGACAAGTTTACTTATGGCACCCTTGGGATACTCGGCATTTGATAATATGATCTACTGTATCATATGCAATAATACCTGTAAGCATGTATGCATAAttgttcaaataattttgtataataaaattctCTTCTTTACAAACTGCCACTGAAAACCCCTTTGTTTTTCGTGATCCCAGTCTATATCTGGCAACACCTTATTACTTTCCACTTACCTAAGGGGTGGTataagttttatcatttttgtttaatcACTGGAGACGAGGTACTAATCTGCTCTTGGAGCACCCTTGGTTTATACACTGGATACTGGTACAGTGGGCTAGTACTTAATATAGTAACATACAGAACTCATTAGTTGCATTCAGCCTCCCAGAAGCTCTGTGCCCTTGGCAAGCACCTATTTCACCCCATTTATATTCCAACAATGATCCCAGGACAATTGATAAAGATCAATCCCAGCAAAAAGCAGACAGAGTGTAATCCCATGAATAGGAGCACATGCAAATTACAATGATTTCATCCTATACAATATCGGCATCAGCAGTAAAATTATCCACCAAAGCAGGTTATAAATCTACCTCTTTCCATCTCTAGCTCCCACCTTCATTACTGTCACAAACAGAATAATGACTTTGGGTGAAAAGGATTTTAAACTGCCATATTAAACACTGGTTTGTATGCACACAAGTAAAACTTTTCATGATGTCATTGATCATGTATAAAGGGACCAAAGCGCAGCGATGCCTACCTCTGCATTATAGCACACTCAATAATCTTAGCTGGCACTGCCTGCAAGTGCTACCCCATCCCCAGGTAACCTCGGTGGCTAGCCCCATTTATATTCAGGAGGTTATAATGCACCAGCACACATAAGTGTGGTTCATCTCTAAATATCTCTATTCAACAAACGACAAGCTGCTCAACCATCTCCATGGATTTTAAGAAATTTAGTTATGGGTTCGTTCTGCATTTGTGTCATGACACCTTACTTAAATATCTAgcaatccaaaaatatttactgGGAATTTACTGTCCTTAAACCCCATAGCAAATAAATTGTCTTTTTCTAAAAGAACAAATTCTTACTTTAGACATAAATAGGGTAagtaaaatgtcaatgtttttacaCTGTCTATGACTCTTCTTGGTATATTCTCTCCAAGAACCACCCATTAAGGAAGACAAAGCGCAATACAAATCTGACTCTTCCCAAATTAGCTTTAAACCAGTCCTGTCTTATATAACTGAAATCCTAAAATGATAAGATTTAGTTATCTAGAGATTTAGAAATTGACATTTTAcaagttttataaatgtgtacacTTACCGGAGCTGCATTCCATGGTACCATTTGCTGCAATAAATCCCTCTGGACAAGTGGAGTAACAAACTCCTTTATGTAAGTAGAAGCCATCATTACACTTTGTGCAAAAATTCCTGCTGAAACAGTTCTCACAGTTTGTCACTTTACAttctaggaaataaaaaaacaaacattaatccATTTTATTATGGTATCATGTGAACTATGcaaaaactttggaaaaaattATCTTACATTGTAGCAAATTTGTTCTTAGTGTAAGGCTgcatcattctttttttcattttaacctgATGACCATACACTTCCTGTAGTAAGGTGACAACTCACTGTACTCACTgtacagcagtgttctccccagccccttttagccaggcaccccacccggcacttttcagtaaccactgaaaagtgttactgaaaagttgcatCACAATACAGagatgccacccgcctacagtttcttACCCCCcacctgaaaaaaatttctggggagaataccgGTACGGTATATCTGGAGAAACAGCATTGTCATTTTAGGTTGCTTGTAACAGATTTTTAATATAGAATGCCTCCTTATTTCTTCCCTTCCAAAAAATAGGAGGGTTCTCCAGTTTACAGAGGATGCTTTGCAAAGGCTGATATGACTGCTTAAGTTTTTAGTGTAGCAGAGGCACAATAATTTGGAAGTGTATTGTAGTTCTGgcacaagaaacacatttttacgtaattatcaaacagatataagagATGTAACAACATGCTTTTAATGGTATAGGTAACAGAccaaaagaaatgtataataaaatatgaatgctATACACCAAAGAGACATTTTTCTTTGTCGTGTTTGTAAATGCATAAACACATGTCTTTTTATGTTACGtattattttgcctgtttttaccTGAAATGATAGACATATTGATAGTGTGTAAGCGAGGTGTATTTTTTCTCTATAGCATGCTATTACTGGAAGAAGTCTTTGTCCCATCATGTAGAAGGATAAGCATATATTAATAAGAAACTATCATGTCAAGAGTTCTAATCATTTAATATGTTTGTAGCATGCGTATACCAGGTTGGTTGACTTACTTGTGCACTTGTTTATCTCCCGACTACGATCGCCATAATATCCCGGAGGGCAGGACTGCAAGCAGACTCCAATCTGCCGAATATCATTTCTTTCCAAAAGTATAAAAAGCCTTGGTAAGCACTTAATACATCCATTCACCTCTGAACAAGCTTCACAACCTTTGCCACAGCCTAGGCTCATCTCTGTACTTCCTGAAAATACACATTTGGAGAAAGACTTTATTATcagatattttagaaatattgtaaatttagGCATTATGTTGGCCAATTTAACATATTCCATTATTCATTAATATTGCTGAATGCACATTTCTAATTACGTTTATGGAATACTTCTGtgttaactttcttttttctaatgaTACTAAATATTGTGATGGGAGTAGTAGATCATTGAAAAGGACCACTCCATTCTAGACTTGCATtggttatgtttttcttttttgattagcAAAATACATTGCTGTCTGCTGCATACAAAATTGAAgaaattttaactaaaaaataaaatggggcacaggtattatatgtaataatatgtgcACAACTTTGTAAGATCCaatcttgatttaaaaaaatattggt is a genomic window containing:
- the RSPO1 gene encoding R-spondin-1 isoform X1, whose product is MQFGLFTVLVLVLMDIADSSKIVKGRRHKRRSTEMSLGCGKGCEACSEVNGCIKCLPRLFILLERNDIRQIGVCLQSCPPGYYGDRSREINKCTKCKVTNCENCFSRNFCTKCNDGFYLHKGVCYSTCPEGFIAANGTMECSSEQCEMSEWGTWSPCSRPAKQCWKKKGTQVRSRKVLKAPLGEASLCPATKERRKCTMLQTPCPKADAGKPKRENQGKEKKNKNRNKEENGNKKRKNQQRGTSIPITPSLPAK
- the RSPO1 gene encoding R-spondin-1 isoform X2; this translates as MQFGLFTVLVLVLMDIADSSKIVKGRRHKRRSTEMSLGCGKGCEACSEVNGCIKCLPRLFILLERNDIRQIGVCLQSCPPGYYGDRSREINKCTKCKVTNCENCFSRNFCTKCNDGFYLHKGVCYSTCPEGFIAANGTMECSSEQCEMSEWGTWSPCSRPAKQCWKKKGTQVRSRKVLKAPLGEASLCPATKERRKCTMLQTPCPKDAGKPKRENQGKEKKNKNRNKEENGNKKRKNQQRGTSIPITPSLPAK